Proteins co-encoded in one Octopus bimaculoides isolate UCB-OBI-ISO-001 chromosome 9, ASM119413v2, whole genome shotgun sequence genomic window:
- the LOC106871389 gene encoding programmed cell death protein 6 isoform X2 — MAYYGSNIDQNYLWGIFQKIDTNRSGDITGFELQRALSNGTWTPFNPETVRLMVGMFDRDNSGTINFQEFTQLWKYVTDWQNTFRAFDTDGSGSIDRNELKAALQTFGYRLSDPFYSMLVKRFDRQGRGVIAFDDFIQCCVVMQTLTNAFQVHDRDRDGVIQISYEDFLALVFSLRT; from the exons GATTGACACCAACCGCAGTGGCGATATCACTGGTTTTGAGCTTCAGCGAGCACTATCTAATG GTACATGGACACCTTTCAACCCAGAAACTGTACGATTGATGGTTG gtATGTTTGATCGTGACAATTCTGGTACCATTAATTTTCAAGAATTCACCCAACTATGGAAATATGTTACCGATTGGCAAAACACTTTCCGAGCATTTGACACTGATGGTTCGGGCTCCATAGACAGGAATGAATTGAAAGCAGCACTGCAGACTTTTG GTTATCGGCTCTCTGATCCTTTTTATTCAATGTTGGTTAAACGGTTTGATCGACAAGGACGAGGTGTAATAGCTTTTGACGATTTCATACAGTGTTGTGTTGTAATGCAG acTTTAACAAATGCCTTTCAAGTTCACGACAGAGATCGCGATGGTGTTATTCAGATTTCATATGAAGATTTTCTTGCACTTGTATTCAGTCTTCGTACTTAG
- the LOC106871389 gene encoding programmed cell death protein 6 isoform X1: MAYYGSNIDQNYLWGIFQKVDRDQSGQISSKELQDALSNGTWTPFNPETVRLMVGMFDRDNSGTINFQEFTQLWKYVTDWQNTFRAFDTDGSGSIDRNELKAALQTFGYRLSDPFYSMLVKRFDRQGRGVIAFDDFIQCCVVMQTLTNAFQVHDRDRDGVIQISYEDFLALVFSLRT; the protein is encoded by the exons AGTGGACAGAGACCAAAGTGGTCAGATATCTTCAAAGGAGTTACAAGATGCACTTTCTAATG GTACATGGACACCTTTCAACCCAGAAACTGTACGATTGATGGTTG gtATGTTTGATCGTGACAATTCTGGTACCATTAATTTTCAAGAATTCACCCAACTATGGAAATATGTTACCGATTGGCAAAACACTTTCCGAGCATTTGACACTGATGGTTCGGGCTCCATAGACAGGAATGAATTGAAAGCAGCACTGCAGACTTTTG GTTATCGGCTCTCTGATCCTTTTTATTCAATGTTGGTTAAACGGTTTGATCGACAAGGACGAGGTGTAATAGCTTTTGACGATTTCATACAGTGTTGTGTTGTAATGCAG acTTTAACAAATGCCTTTCAAGTTCACGACAGAGATCGCGATGGTGTTATTCAGATTTCATATGAAGATTTTCTTGCACTTGTATTCAGTCTTCGTACTTAG